Part of the Deltaproteobacteria bacterium genome is shown below.
ATCCATCCAGGGGCAAGCGATACCGCAACCATTCGTGCGGTCTTTTTGATTGATCCGAATGGGAAAGTGCGATTCCTGATTTACTATCCGCTGAGCATGGGCCGCAACTCACAAGAACTGTTACGTGGGCAAAAAGGGCGAAGTCAATCAGACAGATTGGTACTTTTCGAAGAAGAAGATCTGATTGCGCTTCCTCTGGTCATCGAATCATCATGCCATCGGGTCATTGAGGAAAACACTTCTCCGGCTCTTCAATGACTCGATGACTCAATCACCCGCTCACTCAATAGCGCAATATCTCTAAAACCCTTCCAATTGCGCTAAACGCTCACGGTGATAAGTCGCATCGCCAAAAGCGAACTCATTCCATTTGGCGCGTTTGAACCAGAAATGCATGTCGTGTTCCCAGGTGAAGCCAATGCCGCCATGCATTTGCACGGCACGATTCGTAGTCTGTGCATAAACCTCAGACAAACACGCTTTAGCCAACGAGGCTGCACGGGAAGCCTCACGAGGAAGCGTGTCAAACGCGTGCGCTGCATACCACACCAATGAACGTGCAGGCTCGATCTCACTCACGATCTCTGCGGCCATATGCTTTAAGGCTTGAAACGAGGCGATCGGGCGATTGAACTGGGTGCGGATTTTCGTGTAGTCGACGGCCATCTCTAACGACTTCTGTGCGCCACCGAGGCTGTCTGCGGCTAATGCGGTACAGGCGGCATCGATCACACGCGACAGTACTTTCCAGCCTTGATCTTCACCGCCGACTACTGCTGCTTTCGGGACGATGATGTTCTGCAACGTCACTTCATAAACTCGTCGTGTCTGATCAAAAATATCGAGCGGCGAGATCGTTACGCCGGGGCTGTCGCGCTCAAGCAGGAGCAAGCTTATGCCATCTTCGGCTTTGCCTTTCGTTCGCACTGCCACCAGCAATACATCCGCAACTGCGGCGAATGGCACGAACATCTTGGTACCGGAAAGGGTGTACCCATCGCGCGTCTTCTTCGCTTTCAGTTGAATGCCTGCTGCATCGATACGGTCGTCTTCTTCGAGGAAAGCGAGAGTCCCAACGGCGTCCCCGGTTGCAATACGCGGCAACCATTGTTTCTTCTGTGCGCTGGTCCCACCTTGCATCAATGCAAGTGTGAAGAGATTTGAAGAAAACAGGAAAGGTCCAGGCACGGCTGCACGCCCCATTTCCTCCAGTAACACGGCCATATCGAGCATGCCTAACCCGAGGCCACCATGCGCTTCAGGAATGAGTAACCCTGTCCATCCTTGCGCTGCCATCTTGCGATGCAACTCGCGCGAGAACCCATCCGGCTCTGTGTACATCGCTCGCACGAAGGTCGGCGGGCATTCTTGGGTGAGAAACTCGCGCGCAGATTGCTGCAACATTTCTTGTTCTTCAGAAAGACCGAAATCCATAGCTCAGACCTCACAACGTGGTGCGTATTACGTAAGAAGTAGTCAGTAGTCAGCATTCAGTAGTCAGTAGAGAGGAAGGAAAGAGCGGTGCACTCTTTTCTATGCTGGCTACTGGCTACCAGCTACTGACTACTCGTCTTCATCCCGACTTTGGCATTCCCAACCCACGTTCACTGATAATGTTCTTTTGCACTTCGGATGTACCACCACCAATCACCAAACCAAGTGTGAACATAAACTCATATTGCCAGGTGCCGTTGTCGATGACGCGGGCGGCGCCTTTTTTCAGCGGCGCGTAGGAGTTCATAATTTCCAGCGCAAGCGCACAGATGTCGTGATTCAGCTCGGTACCGACGAGCTTGCTGACCATCGCGCCAACACCTGGAGCTCGTCCTTTGATTGCATTGGTAAGCTGTCGATAGGAGTGGTACTTCATTGCCTCGACCCGCGTGAGCAAGCTCGACAATCTTTGTCGTACGATTGGATCGTTAGCTGCTGGTTTGCCATAACGTTGATGCGTTTGCGCTAAGCGAATGAGGTTTTGCATCATCAGTTGTGTCCGCGTTGTCGAGCCCAACATATTCCGTTCATGGAACAAGGTGTTATTGGCGACCATCCAGCCTTGGTTGAGCTCGCCCACCAGGTTCGCGCGTGGCACGCGTACGTTGTCAAAGAAGACTTCATTAAATCCAGCGTCTCCGGTCATCTGCACGAGCGGACGAACAGTGATGCCAGGGCTTTTCATATCAATGAGAACATAGGAAATGCCGCGATGCTTGGGAGCGTCAGGATCGGTACGCACCAAGCAGAACATCCAGTCCGAGAACTGGGCGTTCGAGGTCCAGACTTTTTGTCCGTTGACAACAAATTCATCTCCGACAATTTCAGCGCGTGTGCGTAATGACGCCAGGTCTGACCCGGCACCAGGTTCTGAGTAGCCTTGGCACCAGATCTCTTCGGCGGTGAGAATTGTTGGCAGATACCGTCGTCGTTGTTCCTCAGTGCCATATTGGATCAATGTCGGACCTAACATCTGGAGACCTGATGCGCCGATCATTCCTGGCGCACGTGCAAGCACCAATTCTTCATTGACGATGGTTTGGCGCACGATGTCTGCGCCCTGGCCGCCGTACTCTTTCGGCCAGTTCATGGCGACGTAGCCTGCAGAGTGCAGGGTCCGTTGCCAATCCTTCGCACGTTTGACTCGCTCGGGATCATGCGGCATGAGGTCACTGATGGCTTTGTCTTTTTTCGGCAGATTCTTCTTGAGCCATGCCCGCACTTCTTTGCGAAAGGCTTCGTCTGTTTTTGAGTATGCAAGTTCCATTTTTTGCTCACTTTAATGGGAGAGTAAACTTCACACGACAATCAACAGCCGACTGCACGGTACGTGGTGCGTATTGCGTGATACGTGAGGCGCAGAACGGGAGACGTGATACATAAGACTATGGCCAACGTCCACGCAACACGTAATACGTTCACGCTAATCCGTACAACCTCCGTGTATTCTCCCCGATGATCTTCTGCTGCGCTTGGGCTGTGAGTGCGGCGCAGGCTTCTTGGACTTCTTCGACCACACCGGGGAAGGTGCAATCGAAGTGGGGATAATCGGAACCCCAGACGACGCAGTTTTCTAGACCCATTGCCGTGACAACGCCAATCGAGTGTTCATCTGGGTCCATTGAGATGAAGCATTGCTCACGAAACATGTCGCTCGGTTTGCGTTTGAGCCACGGCACATAGTGACCCATCTTATCGAAGTGACCATCCATACGATCAAGCCAATGGCCGATCCAACCCAGTCCGGCTTCGAGAAATGCGACTTTGAGCTTGGGGAATTTACTTAGCACTCCCCCACATACGATATCGAGACATGCCCCCTGCATTTCCCAGGGATGGCACACCATGTGAAAAAAGAACGGGTCTTTGTATCGTTCTTGGCCGAGAGTTGGCATTTTGGTACCAAAGCTGCCGTGAATAGCGACTGGGATGCTGAGTTCCTGTGCTTCACGCCAGAACACATCATAGGCAGGATCGCACAGCCGTCGACCATTAAACGGGTTCGGTCGTACAAACACCGCGCGCATGCCGAGGTCTTTGACAACGCGACGCATTTCTCTCACAGCTTCATCTGCATCTTGTAGTGGCAGCGGGGCGACACCAAAGAAGCGGTTCGGATACGGTTTACAGAAGTCTGCTATCCAGTTGTTATACGCCCGGCAAGAAGCAGCGGCGAGTTTCGGGTCAGTATGGTCTCCGTAGAGAAGCCACAGGCTAGGGTAGAAGAATGCGACCTCAATCCCTTCGAGGTCCATAGCTTTGACGCGAGCGTGCGGATCATAGCCGCTCGGAGATACCTCATTCCATCCCATCGTGCGAGCTCTGGTGGGCTCGGAGAGCCCGCCGGGAGTACAGGCCGCGGCGATTGTCATATTCCGATCACGACGAATCTCGCCGTTGATCCGCATGCAGTCGATTCCCTCGCTATCGCGAGCGATTTGGATCACCCCATCACGATAGGCAGGTTCTGTGTATTCTTCCCAAATCACACGGGGCTCAACAATGTGTCCATCTGCATCGATAATGGTCGGCATATATGTCCCTCCTTACTCAAGGACCGTGAGGTCGTCAGTTTTAGCAAGCTGAATCAGTGAATGGGGGAACCAGAGAAGCGGAGAAAAATATTTCTCTCTCCCATTCTCCCATTCTCCGGTTCTTTGGATTTATCCTTCTCCCCCTTCATCACTAGAAAAGAACCCTTCTTCGTTTTCTACCATCAGTCGCAATTCATGTGTTCGTGCGCGCGGAGGTGCAATACACAGCGGTGTGAGATCTTTAAAGAGATTGCGAGCAAGATCACTCTCTGCGTAGGCCTGGAGGTCTTGGCTATTGCGCCACGAACTGACGGCGATGAACTCGTCCCCAGAAGTCATGATCTGGACGAACAGGAAACCAGACACTTTGCGAATGACTTCAAGCCTCTCCTGGGCGATTTGCATCGCGGTTTCGAGCTGGCCTGGTCTGACCGTCCCTTCCAATACACGGCAGTAGTACATAGGCCTCCCTCCTGCTCTCGGCAGGAACCGAAGTCAGCGAAAATAGAATCGTTACCCTGCAAACTGAGGCAGGGCGATTGTTACACTATTACTGATACGTTCGTAAGCAGGACCAGAGCCAAGTACCTCTTTTTCTCCTTTGAGGGACACGACACAACATGCGTCCTTTGCTTCTAAATCCTTCCAGTCAAAGCCTGCATCCGGTGGAATCTCTAAATCGAGAGCAATCAACCCCGTGGATAACTCCATTGGTGGCACTTGTCCGGCCAACTTTCCGCGCGGTTCAAGTGGAAAGACCAACACGCTCTTGTATGGTAGAGGCAATTTCACGTCTGCTTCCAGGTCATAGGTCAACGTGACCCGCAGTGTCCGCTCATCAAGGCGGGAGAGGGTGACGTTGCTGATCTTCACGAGGGCCTTGCTGGTCTCTTGAGAGGATGAGGTACAGGCGGAAAAAAAAGTGACAGACAGGAGAAAGAAAACCCCCCAACAAGACCTCATACGGTTTATCCATTTCACGCTCTGACCTTGCAAGGGTGTCATTCGGAGCGGAGCGAAGAATCTCTCAGAGAAGCCCTTCGTTTCACTCAGGGTGACACCTTTGCAGTGCCTGTCTTGTGCGGTTTGACTATGGCGTCCTCCCCGCTTGAAGGGTAGAGGGAAACCGTGATCTACGCACCGGATCATCTCACAACCCTACCAATTCTCGCGCGATTGCTGCCCGAGCATAACGGTGCGGGCTGCCCATTTCTGAAATCCGGACATCTGAAGCGATGCTGACAAGCATTGCTGCTTCAGTGATATCGATGTGCATACGGTCCATCATGATACGCGCAAGCCGATCGACTGCACTATTGGCAGCGGCTTCGACCGTGTCACCGTCACCCATAGTGACAACTTCCTTTTGCGTCACGACGATCGGGTGAGACAACGGTAGCTCAGTGGCAATACGGCAACGCATGGTCACATCTGCCGCGATTTCGACTGCTGAAGCGGCGATCTCCCCGTCTCCCATCTTGGCGTGGACGTCTTCGATGGTCAGCAAGCCACCGTCAACGAAGACCGGTAAGTACACCGTGGAACCTGGACCGAGTTGACCATTACTCAGTTGTCCGCCAAAGGCACCAACCGCACTGCTCGGCAGTGGCCCTTGCGCCGGAGCAAGCCCGATCTTACTCACATTCGGTAGAAACGGCAGCGAAACCTGATCATTATAGCGAATCTGATTGCCTTCAATCGGCACGACTTTTTTGCGAAACTCGACCTGGTCTTTGAACACTCCGTAGCCAGGAATGGCAATCACATAACCAAAGCCTTGGGATGGGCGAATATCTAAGATGTCGATCGCGAGCACCTGGCCTGGCTTGGTTCCCTCAATGAACACAGGGCCTGTCATGACGGTGAGCTGTTCCATCGGCCAGGCCTTGCCGTCGTTCCAATCGCGAAAACGGTCGTTGGTTTCCATGACGAAGACTTCGCCAGGACGCACTCGCGCTGCTGGAGAGTGGGTAGCGTCAAACGTACGAACAACATGTTCTTTACTGACCTTCTGCATGGCTGACCTCCTCAATTAGATTAATTTCACATCGCGTGCGAACCGTTCCATCATTCCTGCCATTTCTTCATAACTGCGAGCGAAATTGAAGAAGGCAAGATACAGATAGGTTGCACCAAGTTCTTGATAGCGTGGAATGTCGTCGAGTATCGCTTCCGGCCGTTTGCCACGCGGAGAGACACAGAGCGTGACCTTAGAGATGTCGCGTCCTGCTTTTGCTGCTCTTTCTTTGATCTTATCGAGCCGTTCGGCAAACTCTTGCGGATTAAATACGACGGCGGCCCAGCCGTCACCGTACTCCACAACGCGACGTAACGCCGGACCGGTATGGCCGCCGATCCAAATCGGCGGATGGGGTTTCTGTACTGGGCGCGGTTCACAGGCAACTTCAGGGAACCGGTGAAACTTGCCGTTGAAGCGCGGATGCTCGCTGGTCCATAACTCCTTCATGACCGCAACGGCTTCATCGCTCAACGGACCGCGATCGGCGAACGAAGCATTGACCGCTTTGAATTCTTCTTCCATCCAGCCAACCCCGACACCGAGGATAACACGCCCACGTGAGAGAACATCCAGCGTCGCGACAGTCTTAGCGGTAACGACGGCGTTGCGGTGTGGAAGTACGAGCACTGCCGTACCGAGGCGAATTTTAGTGGTGCACGCGGCAACAAAGCTCAACACCGTCAGTGGTTCAAGCAACGGCGCTTTCGGATTCATTGGGAATGAACCGGTTGCGGTGTACGGATAACGAGAGGCGATATCAACGGGGATGACGATGTGATCTCCGGTCCAAACCGAGTCAAAGCCCAGCGCCTCAGCGTTCTGCGCCGTCGTGCGAATATTGGTCATGACATCGCCATTGGCCAAGGGGCCGATGTGCGGTAAAAACGCTCCGTATTTCATGCTGTTCCCTCCTTTGGGTACGCATGCCTCAACTACCACATCTCCCACTGAACGCCAACTTACGGTGGCAATCTGTTGGTGGACATGCTAACAGACCCTGTGCTCAATACTGAGATACGTGAGCATAATCGTAGCGATCGCCACGTATGGGGAAAGTGATGTCGAACGTACGTTTCTTGTTAGTCCGACACGGCGAAACGACATGGAACCAAGAAAGCCGTTGGCAAGGGCAGGCGGATGTACCACTCAGTGATGCAGGCCGAGTGCAAGCGCGGCTTCTTGCGCAGCGGCTGTTGACCGAGGGCCGGCAGTTCCACGCGATGTACGCGAGTGATCTCAGCCGTGCATTTGAAACTGCGGAAATTCTCGGGCAGACGCTGGGCGTACCTCTGAGTCCCGACAGTGGCTGGCGTGAGATGAATATTGGGGTTTGGAGCGGGTTGACCACCGCTGAGGTGATGGCACGGCATGCAGTCGAATGGGAGCGGTTACGCGCAGGAGAAGACCTCCCGCGTGGAGGTGGTGAGACGTTTGCACAATTTCAAGGGCGTCTGATACAGTCCGCGCAACTTTTAGCTCAACGCCATAACGGAGAACAGATTGTGATTGTGACGCATGGCGGTGCGGTACGAGCGTTCTTGTTGCACTGCCGTAATTTGCCGACGACGAAGTTCCGTGAGATCGATAAGATTGGCAACACTGGTGTCAGCGAGGTGACTTTCGCTCTTGAAGGAGAGACCATTATTCATTCGGTCAATGACGTGAGCCACCTGAATGGTGCGGCGTTGGTGGGAGAGACGGTGGATGCGTGAAAGACAATTAAGAATGAAAAATGAAAAATTAAAAATGGAGAAGAAGCCCCTCTTTCGTTCACTATTTCACCCATTCCCCCATGCGTCCATTCGCCCATTCGTTTTCCCCCTTCACTGCCCCGTTTCTCCATTTCCTCGTTTATCGCCTTTTTCTCAGAGCTAGGTCGGCTCCTTGCGCTTCCTTTCTTCACGTTGGTTCAAAGTTGCCGTCAGCCTCGGGCTTTTTACGTTCTTGTTTTATACGACTGATGTGCACGCGTTAAAGCAACAATTAGTCACAGCTCGACCCTTACCGCTGCTCTTCGCTTTCGTTGGTTACCTCATTAGTCAAGCACTCTACGCGTATAAGTGGAAAGTCCTGGCCCGGCCACTTGGCTTTGGGCAGCCCTGGCGGGCGTTCGTCACCTATTACTTTGTTGGCGGCTATTTCAATCTGTTTGCACCAAGCACCGTGGTTGGCGATCTTGGTAGAGGACTGTTGTTAGCTGCCAATGGCGGCAACACTGGACCGGCGTTGTACTCTGTTGCTGTGGATCGTCTCAGTGGGCTGGTGATGTTGGTATGGGTGGGCGCAACGGGTTTTCTATTATTTGGCCCAACGATTCTTCCAGTAACTCTCTGTTATGGAGTCGTAGCCGCGGCTATTGGTTCACTCTTGGCGTGGTGGCTATTGCCGTATGTGCTGCAGTTCTCGCTGTTCAATCGGCCATTGATCAGACGTATCGTTGACCAGCTCATTGCGCCATATCAACAGAATGCCAAGACGTTAGGATACGCCTGCATTCTTTCGTATCTCTTTCACTGGTTTCAACTCATTTTACAGGTTGTGCTTGCCTACGCGCTCAATCTGCAAGTGCCGCTGTGGTACCTGATGTTGTTTATTCCACTCGTGCATATTCTGAGCGCATTGCCGCTCAGCTTTGCGGGCTTAGGTGTACGCGAGGGTGGGTACGTAACGTTCCTTGCGCTTATCGGCGTTGGCAAGGATCAAGCATTGGCTTTTGGGTTGCTGTGGAGCGTGTTGGTGCTGGGCTGCGGGTTGGTTGGAGGACTGGTGTTGTTGTTCTCGTCAGAGGCGCGGGTGGTACTGACGAAGGAGGCCGAATAGCAGACGGTTCCTATAGTTTCCCATAGCTCACGCTATGGGCTGTAGTATGTCGCCCCTAACGGGACTCGTTTCTTCCGAGCCTCGGAGAGGCGAAATAATTCAGCCCACGGTGTTAACCGTGGGAAACAAGGCATGATAACGTAGCCCACGGTTTACACCGTAGGAAATTGAAGGCATGGATTCCCGCTCCCCAGTCGCTACTGGGGACAGGCTGCGTGGAAATGACGTCATTCCCCGTTAAAAAAACGTCGGCCTAATCAGAATCGTTTCTTCACGCCCGGCACCGACCGAGATCATTTTCACTGGGACATTCACTAGTTGTTCGATACGTTCGACGTAACGCCGCGTGTTGGCGGGGAGGGCGTCGAGGCTGCGAATGTCAGTCAGTTGCTCTGACCAGCCTGGCAATTCTTCGTAGATCGGCGTCAATTGTTCCAAAACATTTGCGCTGGCTGGCACTTCCTCATACCGCTTCCCTTTATACTCATAGGCCGTGCAGACACGGAGCGTGGAGAAACCACTCAGTACGTCGATCTTGGTGAGTGCAAAACTGTTCACTCCATTTAAGCGAGCTGCCGTGCGTGCGACGACAGCATCGAACCATCCGCAGCGGCGTGGTCGTCCCGTGACCGTACCAAACTCGCCGCCCTTACGACGAATGGTCTCGCCTTCTGGACCAAACAACTCAGTGGGAAATGGGCCACTTCCCACACGTGTCGTATACGCTTTGGAAATCCCGATGACACCGTGAATTTGCTGCGGAGCAATCCCTGCACCCGTGCAGACTGCTCCAGCGACGGTATTGGACGATGTCACATATGGATAGGTGCCGTGGTCAATGTCGAGCATGGTCCCTTGTGCACCTTCAAAGAGTACTTTGCGTCCCCGGGCAATTTCGTTGTGTAGATACAACGACGTATTCGTCACATGTGGTGCAAGCCGATCACGAAAACGTCGATAATTATCGAAGATGGGCTGATACTCAAGCGTTTGATCTTTGAGAATCACGCTCAAGTAAGAGTTTTTCTCCTGCAGATTGCGTTTCAGCTTCTCGCTGAAAATATCGTCATCGAGTAAATCGACGAATCGTATACCACCACGCGCCATCTTGTCTTCGTAGGTGGGACCGATACCACGTCCGGTCGTACCGATCTTTCCTTCGCCGCGCAGTCGTTCGCGGGCAATATCGATCGCTTTGTGATACGGCATGATGAGGTGTGCTGTCTCACTGATCTTCAACAACGAGGGGTCCATCAAACACCCTTGTTGTTGTAAGGTGTCGATCTCTTCGACTAATGTCTCGGGATCGACAACGACGCCGTTGCCAATCACGCAGACCTTGCCGCTATGTAGTACTCCAGAGGGAATCAGCCTCACCACGGTTTTTTTGCCACCAACGACCAGCGTATGGCCAGCGTTGCTCCCACCCTGAAAGCGCACGATGATGTCGGCTTCCCGCGCTAAGAGGTCGACGACCTTGCCTTTGCCTTCGTCCCCCCACTGAACCCCAACGACGACTACGGTACTCATACGCCCCTCGTTCTTATAGGCGAATTTGCTGGGCCGAAATGATTGGCTCAAGTGCCTGTAGCTCAGTCAAAACCGCTACTGGCACCTGACCGTCGACATGGATTAACGCAATTGCCTTGCCGCCAATTTTCTCTCGTCCAAGTTCCAGACTAGCGATATTGATGTTGTGTCGGCCCAGGAGTGTTCCCATAGCCCCAACAACACCGGGAACATCATTGTTATGGAGGACGAGCATGTACCCTTCTGGCACTGCTTCCAGATGAAAGGCGTTGAGACGAACGATGCGGACAGCTTTGTTGCTGAACACCGCACCTTCAACGGTGTTGGTACCTGCATCGGTCGTCAGTGTGACGATGACCGAGTTGAGAAAATCGCTGGGGCGGTTACTGCGCGATTCCAGCACCCGGACACCCCGTTCGCGAGCGATGAACGGCGCATTGACATAGTTCACCGGCGATTCCAGCACCGGACTCAGAATGCCACGCAGTACGGCTGCAGTTGCCGCGGCAACGTCGTACTCAACGATATCCCCGCTATACTCAATCTGTACTTCTTGCGGCACATGGGGATCGATCTGCGCAAGAAAACTTCCGAGCTTTTCACCGATGGTGAGATAGGGCTGCATAATCGCTAGTTGTTTCGCGGTCAGCGCAGGAAAATTGACCGCATTCTGGATAACGCCATTGCTGAGAAAATTCCCCACTTGGTCGGCAATAGCAATGGCGACGTTGATCTGCGCCTCGTCAGTCGCGGCACCAAGGTGAGGAGTGGCTACCACTTGATCGAGCTTTAACAGTGGATGATCGTTCGGTGGTGGTTCATCAACAAAGACATCGAGGGCAGCGCCTGCTACTTTCTTGCTCGTGATTGCGTCAACCAGCGCGACTTCATCAATGATGCCACCACGAGCACAATTGATGATCCGTACGCCTTTCTTCATCTTGGCAAATGCATCTTTGCCAATCAGCCCACGGGTCTCTTTCGTCAGTGGTGTGTGGACGGTGATGAAATCAGCGTTGGCGTAAATCTCGTCTAAAGACGCAATTTCCACTCCTAGCTTGGCGGCGGTTTCAGAAGAGACGAATGGGTCAAACGCCAGAACGCGCATTTTTAGACCCAATGCACGATCCGCGACAATCGCGCCGATATTGCCAAGGCCGACCACACCTAACACTTTGTTGCAGATTTCGCTGCCGGTGAATTTTTCCCGCTCCCACCGTCCTGAACGGAGCGAGAGGTTCGCCTGCGGGATGTTGCGAGCTAATGCCAGCATCAACGAGATCGTATGTTCCGCCGTGGTGACGTTATTCCCACCAGGGGTGTTCATTACTACAATCCCTTGCTTGGTTGCAGCGTCAACATCGACATTATCGACCCCGATGCCGGCACGACCAATAACCCGCAGGTTCGTGGCTGCAGCGATCACTGGTTGGGTCACCTTCGTGCCGCTACGAATGATCAGCCCGTGATAATTCGGGATAATACGGATCAATTCATCGACAGGTAGCTTCGGTTTGAGGTCAATTTCAAGATCGGCATAGACACGTAACCGCTCCAGGCCTTGTTCAGAAAGCGGATCAGAAATAAGCACTTTGTGTGACATAGCGATTACCCTACCGGTGGCCACCCTTCTGACAACACTTCCTCAGCACGGCGCACGCCACTGCCGAGTTCGATATTCTGCCCAAAGCGACGCAATGCCATCTCTAACGTGCTGATTGCGGTGACGACATCAAAGGGACCAGCATACCCGATGTGTGAGATGCGCACGATCTTTCCGGCCAGATGGTCTTGGCCACCAGCGATATCCACACCCATGCGGTCGCGCATGTATTGCAGCAAGCGTTTGCCATCGACACCGTCCGGTAACCACACGCCGGTGGCTGCTGGACTTGGCGCGCTCGGTGCCAGGAGCGTCAAGCCCATGGCCTTTGCCGCTTCGCGACTGGCTGATGCGAGCAGGGTATGGCGAGCAAAGATGTGCTCTAAGCCTTCTTCTTGCATCATCCGTAACACTTCGTGCAATCCGTTGATTAAAGAAATCGCAGGCGTGTAGGCGGTGGTGTGCTTCAGTTGTTCTTTGTTCTCTCGGCGCAAATCGAAGTAATACCGTGGCTGTTTCGTCGCCTCGACCTGTTTCCAGGCTTTGTCACTCAGTGCGAGGAACGCGAGTCCGGGAGGGAGCATCAGCGCTTTTTGTGAACCAGTGACCAGTATATCGATACCCCAGCGGTCCATCGGGGTATCCGCCGCCCCCACTGCGGTGATGCCATCGACGATTAACAACGTGTTAGTATTGCGCGTCAGTGCCGCGATTTGCTCGACTGGATGTAGGACAGTGGTGGACGTTTCGCTGGCTTGTACGAGGACAGCGCGCGTATCGGGGTTTGCTTTCAGTGCCTGCGCAACTGCATCGACGCTCACTGCTTGTCCCCATTCAACTTTGATTTCGACGACTTTGACGCCAAATGCTTGGCTAATTTTTAGCCATCGTTCGCCAAATTTTCCGCCATTTACAACAATGACTGTATCTCCTGGTGAGCATGTATTAGAAACCGCGGCTTCCATTGCACCGGTACCCGAGGCTGCCAGGATGAGGACATTTTGTTTGGTTTGGAACAGCCACTGTAACTTTTCTTGCACCTGCGCAAACAGCGTTTCGAACTCAGGGGTGCGGTGATGGATCAGTGGTTGAGACATACGGAGGAGGACCTCCGGCGGGACAGCCGTTGGACCAGGGGTCAGTAGGTAACGTTTCAGCATAACAGTACGACTCCAAAACAGTGGTATCGAAGAAACCCTTGACCAGGCTTCTGGCCAGGGGATGAACGCCGGTTAGTTTGTGAGAACACAAATGATGTATCGAGGTGAAGAAGTTGAGTCAATGCGAAAATTTTGCTCCTTAACTATGCCCATTACTTAACTTTTTGCTTGACAGCGGGAAAACCCCGGACTATCATCGGGAAAGAAGTGGGTAAAAGTGGGTAAAAGTGGGTAAACAGTGTTTCGCGGTTGCTTTGAACATACCATAGACGACAAGGGAAGAGTGAGTATTCCTTCGTCCTTCCGTAAAGCGTTGTTTGGTTTACAAGACGACCGCCTGATTGTCACAAAGTTTATCCTCAATTCCTTTCGCTGTCTTGATGTGTACCCTTATGTGGAATGGGAAAAGTTAGAGCAGGAGCTACTAAATAAACCTCGTTTTGACGAGACCTTTGTGAAGATCGAGTCATTTTATTTGGCGAATGCACATGAGTGCCAAGTAGACAAACAAGGGCGAATTTTGTTGCCACCGCTGCTGCGTGAATATGCCGAGATTGATAAGGAAGTCATGTTTGCCGCTGCTCTGAAGAAATTTCGTATTTGGAATAAAGCGACATGGGTACGGTTCGACGCAGATTCGGAACAACAATTTTCCC
Proteins encoded:
- the mraZ gene encoding division/cell wall cluster transcriptional repressor MraZ; this translates as MFRGCFEHTIDDKGRVSIPSSFRKALFGLQDDRLIVTKFILNSFRCLDVYPYVEWEKLEQELLNKPRFDETFVKIESFYLANAHECQVDKQGRILLPPLLREYAEIDKEVMFAAALKKFRIWNKATWVRFDADSEQQFSQNPNMFNGLNA
- a CDS encoding adenylosuccinate synthase, with amino-acid sequence MSTVVVVGVQWGDEGKGKVVDLLAREADIIVRFQGGSNAGHTLVVGGKKTVVRLIPSGVLHSGKVCVIGNGVVVDPETLVEEIDTLQQQGCLMDPSLLKISETAHLIMPYHKAIDIARERLRGEGKIGTTGRGIGPTYEDKMARGGIRFVDLLDDDIFSEKLKRNLQEKNSYLSVILKDQTLEYQPIFDNYRRFRDRLAPHVTNTSLYLHNEIARGRKVLFEGAQGTMLDIDHGTYPYVTSSNTVAGAVCTGAGIAPQQIHGVIGISKAYTTRVGSGPFPTELFGPEGETIRRKGGEFGTVTGRPRRCGWFDAVVARTAARLNGVNSFALTKIDVLSGFSTLRVCTAYEYKGKRYEEVPASANVLEQLTPIYEELPGWSEQLTDIRSLDALPANTRRYVERIEQLVNVPVKMISVGAGREETILIRPTFF
- a CDS encoding phosphoglycerate dehydrogenase; this encodes MSHKVLISDPLSEQGLERLRVYADLEIDLKPKLPVDELIRIIPNYHGLIIRSGTKVTQPVIAAATNLRVIGRAGIGVDNVDVDAATKQGIVVMNTPGGNNVTTAEHTISLMLALARNIPQANLSLRSGRWEREKFTGSEICNKVLGVVGLGNIGAIVADRALGLKMRVLAFDPFVSSETAAKLGVEIASLDEIYANADFITVHTPLTKETRGLIGKDAFAKMKKGVRIINCARGGIIDEVALVDAITSKKVAGAALDVFVDEPPPNDHPLLKLDQVVATPHLGAATDEAQINVAIAIADQVGNFLSNGVIQNAVNFPALTAKQLAIMQPYLTIGEKLGSFLAQIDPHVPQEVQIEYSGDIVEYDVAAATAAVLRGILSPVLESPVNYVNAPFIARERGVRVLESRSNRPSDFLNSVIVTLTTDAGTNTVEGAVFSNKAVRIVRLNAFHLEAVPEGYMLVLHNNDVPGVVGAMGTLLGRHNINIASLELGREKIGGKAIALIHVDGQVPVAVLTELQALEPIISAQQIRL
- a CDS encoding alanine--glyoxylate aminotransferase family protein is translated as MLKRYLLTPGPTAVPPEVLLRMSQPLIHHRTPEFETLFAQVQEKLQWLFQTKQNVLILAASGTGAMEAAVSNTCSPGDTVIVVNGGKFGERWLKISQAFGVKVVEIKVEWGQAVSVDAVAQALKANPDTRAVLVQASETSTTVLHPVEQIAALTRNTNTLLIVDGITAVGAADTPMDRWGIDILVTGSQKALMLPPGLAFLALSDKAWKQVEATKQPRYYFDLRRENKEQLKHTTAYTPAISLINGLHEVLRMMQEEGLEHIFARHTLLASASREAAKAMGLTLLAPSAPSPAATGVWLPDGVDGKRLLQYMRDRMGVDIAGGQDHLAGKIVRISHIGYAGPFDVVTAISTLEMALRRFGQNIELGSGVRRAEEVLSEGWPPVG